In Podarcis raffonei isolate rPodRaf1 chromosome 8, rPodRaf1.pri, whole genome shotgun sequence, the genomic window GCTTGGGGCCAAAATTTCTGAACCAACAGAACCAACAGCCTTTTCTTTGAATTTGACTCTTACAAGACGATTGTTGACATGGGACGGAGACTTTCTGTGGTGGCCCATTTGTGTAATGCCAACATGACTGTCCTTTCAGCAAAGAAGTGAAGACGTAAGGGTAAAGGGagtctgaccattaggtccagtcgtgaccgactctggggttgcggcactcatctcgctttactggccgagggagctggcgtacagcttccgggtcatgtggccagtatgactaagccgcttctggcgaaccagagcagcacacggaaacgccgtttaccttcctgctggagtggtacctatttctctacttgcactttgacatgctttcaaactgctaggttggcaggagcagggaccgagcaacgggagctcaccccgtcgtggggattcgaaccgccgaccttctgattggcaagtcctaggctctgtggtttaacccacagcgccacccgcgtcccaagtgaAGACATACCTGTTTACTTAAAGACTTTTTATAGGTGTTTAATGCTTTTTAGCTTTCTCTGCTCTTTTTAGCAGTCTCTTTCGAGAGTTAGGAACTCCACAGAGATCCCCAGAAACACCACTccagagggggagaaagagcGACATGCTAAGCCATCAGAGTGGGAGCAGCTCAGAAGAGTGGAAGAGAGACCAAGGCCTCTTGGTGGCTCAAGGCAGAACTTGGCTTCACCTCAGGTCAGCTGAGCCACAAGTGGAAGGCAAGCGCGGCCAAGGAAGGGCTTGCAGAATGAAAAACCTTATGTGTGTTTGCAGAGCAGCTATATATCTTAGTCTTCACCCTTTAATATATTTCATGTAGGAAAGCCGTACTGGCGCATAATGCATCACATAATGGCACATAATGCACACAGCCTTCAAAATTGCAGCAAGCCTGCTCTCTCCCACtcagttggatcttcttgcaaTAATGATGGCCAGaatacttcctttttaaaaaatgtttaaaatttttatttttttaccaacaaccaaaccagaaacagtgagcccccccccaaggaggctgatacattgggtatacataatcaataataacatatccAAATCAagcatatgtacaattttatatacgtTAATACTCCTCCACTCACAAGGTTTATttgacttttaacattttaattgccccaaattgttcaaacctacccaaataattcaatatcttctcaaaccaatcctcctctttctcactgaccttaaactctttcattctgtgtatcttcacagttagatatgctaaaattataatattattcagttttttcctccattggttcacccctaactcttctgcatttttcccattactcgctataacctgtctggctgcagttaccatccattttacccatttacattcctcttttgtttttaactcggtgcaactcagactaataagaaccattaatttatatattcccaccttcctacccagaattcccaatatttctataccaatctgtttccaaaattcattaactaacggacaatcccaccacatatgactgtacgttcccatcactccacatttCTTCCAACAattcttacttccagattttgtaatATGATATAACCTTACAGGTGCATAATACCATTTGTGTACCAACTTCAACCCCTGTTCCTGGATTATCCTAGAGGTCGCAAAAAAGGGTCAGCATACTTCCCCTATAAACatgctgtatttttcgctctataagacgcaccagaccataagacgcacctagtttttggaagaggaaaacaaaaaaaaaaatattctgaatcccagaagccagaacagtaagtgGGAACACTGCGcagcttttccctgaggagggagaagggcagcccttctccccaaagagccgcacacacgctccacacggctctttaaagggaacaCTGAGtagagcctcctgcctgcattcgctccataagacgcacacacatttccccttaccttttaggaagGGAAacgtgcgtgttatagagcggaaaatacggtacttgagctctgagaggagagcaggcagggAGGCTGCACCCGGGCTCATCTCccacaacaaatgaaacaaagcaaTCCTCTCATTTCCCATCCaccccttcattcattcattcattcattccatccaTCCTCTCCTTTCACTGTGCATTTTTCTTGTTCTTGAGGCTCAAGATCACCTGATCATATGCACTTTCTCCAAGCCCATTTTGATCTTGCACGGGGGCATACGCTGCCGCCATCTTAGGCACAGAGTAGTCATCCAAGCTTGGGTTGTAGGGGTATTCGTGGCCGATAGGGTCCTCAGGAGTGGCCTGCACCTTCCAGGCATCCCCCGCGAACTCCTGGGGCTCATCGTACACCAGGTGGGCCAGACCCTCTGGGTCATCATAGATGTGGTGGAGCCCCAGAGAGGCAGGGGACAGGCCCAACCCTCTGGTCCTGGCATGCAGGCCCGCTGCCCCCGGTGGCTCCTCAGCGCTAGGCAGGGGGAAACAGCTGCCACCTGAGCTTCCCAACGACTTGGAGATGGCATCAAATGGCTCCGAGTACTCAGACATTGATTCCTGCTGGGGTTCTCGCCTGGGGTGGTCATCAGACCCCTCCATGTAGGGGCAGTTGGTGCTGGAGAGAGGGCAGCTGGCCGTGGGCTTGACTAACCTGCCCTTCGCTGGTCTTCCTTGCCAGGTGGACTCGAAGGAGAGGGATTTGGTGCCCGCAGTACGGAATGACTGCCCTTCTACCAGCACAGTGGCTTTCCCTCCCTGGGCACCTTCGACAGGCTTGGCAGGACTGGCTGCGCCGGCAAGAAGGGTGGCACCTGAAGATGCACAGGTGGAGTTCCTCTGAGCATTGATGGCGCCTTCAATGACCTGGATGATCTCGCTGCCCTGCTTGGTGGCAAATTCAAAGCTGCCTTCTCCAGAGGCACATCTCCGCCCAGCTTCGAAGGAGAAGATGgcctaggagaagaaacacaagGTCTCCTGGGGTCAATCTGTAGGGAGGGACAAGTGGACCAGCAGCTTGAAATGCTCCTCTCTGCTGGGCAAAGTCAGGTAAGACCTAGGCCCATGAAGGTAAGCAGAGAGTCAATGGGAAGagttgaaaatgatgtatagatgataCTTAACCCccgtaaaactagcaaagatttaccacCAAGActgataatctatgttggaaatgtaaagaaaaagaaggtaccttttattaTATGTGGTAGACCTGtgccaaggtaaaagacttctgggaaaagatatacaatgaattgaaaaaaatgttgaaatagacatttattaagaaaccagaagcctttctacttggaataataggtttggaattgcccaaaaaaagATGtcagactgtttttgtatgccacaactgcagctagaattttgctggCCAAAAAGCGGAAactacaagaagtaccaacagtggaggaatggcagatgaagatgatggatttttgggagctagccaacctgaccAGAAGAGTCCGGGaccagagggaggaggagcaccaAGAGgagtggaagaaattcaaatttagctaaatatgttaataTAAATAGAATCACTTGTGActaccaaataggcctaggatttgaTAATGTTATGTGTAAAATACTATGTTaaagttaaaaatgaaaagaaagaaaggtgttaATTGACCAAGCAAATTGTATGTGGAAAtaattttggaaaactgttacaatgatttatatggaaactcagccaggaggatttgaggaagtcacctaacaatgttaacaaaagtggaactACTATAATCAGGTTAAATGTTTGTTGGTTTGCttgtttgatttttgattttcttttttctgtttgttataaatttggaaaactaataaaaaatggggggggggagtgtcaatGGGACCAGGAGGTTGGGAGCTGGGAGCTCCCATAACAATTCTCCATCTTCTAAGAACTtaggaagagccttctggatcaggccagggacccatctagtccagcatccccttctcacagtggtcaaccagatgcctctattgggaaaccagcaagcaggatttgagcccaaGAACCACACACCAcctgtggtttctggcaactAGTATTCatcagcattgctgcctccaattgaggaggcagaacagagccaccatggctggtagccatcgatagccctctcctccaatgAATTTATCCAATGCTCTTTAAAAGCTatgcaagttggtggccctcactgcttCCCGTGGGACTTAAAATGCTCCTGTCTGCTAGGCAAAGCCAGGTGAGACTTAGGACCGCCAAGGTTGGGTGGCAGATATTAGGTAGGACCAGAAAACTGTGAGATGAGAGTTCCCATCACAGCTGTGCTGGTCCAGGGGAGAGGTTactgtggggcgaggtccaggacctgagttgagggtcagCAGACAGTCCTCCTCGGGCGAAGTGGGGTCCACAGCgggaagccgggcaaggacaggaactctgggggaaacaggactggatgctggccgaaacagctcatcaacgacgttgctcccgcaac contains:
- the DOK2 gene encoding docking protein 2, with the protein product MEETVVKKGLLYLLQHQTFGKKWRKFWAVLYRESACAPARLELLESAEKAKKGDSSRRLIKLEDCVQVAEAGGETGSPKETAPFFLETTEKCYLLAAEKAEAEAWILELCKHAFTRSTEDWKVMLEKELLKGKATSPTALSMAENSLYSTTCKAAERQFPVAVRATEASERCQIWGMFFLCAKADALELRDKQAGEVIYTWPYKFLRRFGHDKAIFSFEAGRRCASGEGSFEFATKQGSEIIQVIEGAINAQRNSTCASSGATLLAGAASPAKPVEGAQGGKATVLVEGQSFRTAGTKSLSFESTWQGRPAKGRLVKPTASCPLSSTNCPYMEGSDDHPRREPQQESMSEYSEPFDAISKSLGSSGGSCFPLPSAEEPPGAAGLHARTRGLGLSPASLGLHHIYDDPEGLAHLVYDEPQEFAGDAWKVQATPEDPIGHEYPYNPSLDDYSVPKMAAAYAPVQDQNGLGESAYDQVILSLKNKKNAQ